In a genomic window of Bemisia tabaci chromosome 1, PGI_BMITA_v3:
- the ND-ASHI gene encoding NADH dehydrogenase [ubiquinone] 1 beta subcomplex subunit 8, mitochondrial: MLSRLSVFSIKKSIPLVTSVRCGHWNKHWKAGPYPKTEEERIAAAKKYNLLPEEYEPYEDDGWGWGDYPKLPPISIINKDHWEPWTCPEDRRDYCEPLIIYEHMLAEDRGEWPITDPGVWGIPFWKQWLCFLGAVGTGVILFTVPQKYNFIHFKPFLARHIPEPGKVHYTYAHRSPDLIYKH; this comes from the exons ATGCTGTCAAGATTGTCGGtattttcaatcaaaaaaaGTATTCCTCTGGTAACATCGGTACGATGTGGTCACTGGAATAAACATTGGAAAGCTGGTCCATATCCTAAAACTGAGGAGGAGAGAATAGCGGCTGCCAAAAAGTACAATTTGCTGCCTGAGGAATATGAACCTTATGAAGATGATGGCTGGGGCTGGG GTGACTATCCAAAGCTTCCCCCTATTTCAATAATAAACAAGGACCACTGGGAACCTTGGACGTGTCCGGAAGATAGAAGAGACTATTGTGAGCCACTAATTATCTATGAACACATGCTTGCGGAAGACCGTGGTGAATGGCCCATCACAGATCCAGGTGTCTGGGGAATTCCATTTTGGAAACAGTGGTTATGTTTTCTTGGTGCGGTTGGTACTGGTGTTATCTTATTTACTGTACCTCAAAAgtataattttattcattttaaaccATTCTTAGCAAGACACATCCCGGAACCAGGTAAAGTTCATTACACATATGCACATAGAAGTCCTGATCTTATCTATAAGCACTGA
- the LOC109034049 gene encoding FACT complex subunit Ssrp1 translates to MSSSKSTTSDGDQTRTSDKKYSIKGWNWGGVKFDGPMLTFEVDKLPGFEIPLDKVSHCTTGKNEVTIEFHQNDEAAVSLMEMRFHIPSAEVAGAPDPVEEFHDQVMQKASVINVSGDAIAIFREIPCVTPRGRYDIKMFETFFQLHGKTFDYKIPMSTVQRLFLLPHKDGRQKFFVVSVDPPIKQGQTRYPYVVFTFNSDDEEISIELPLSEEELKEKYEGKLSKELSGQTYDVLGSLMKAITKTKIIVPGSFVGASGTPAVGCSYKAAAGYIYPLERGFMFVHKPPMYIRFEELSSVNFARGAGSMTRSFDFEIMLKSGMVHTFSSIDKGEYQKLFNFVSSKKLVIKDTSKGKNVTYTEDPGSDDADEPDAYLARVKREGKEREEDDDDEDESDDEDFNPGEEGSDVAEEFDSNPSTTSESGDEDSDSKSKKKKKKEKKPKKKKGSDDDDGDDDDEDDNEGDESDEGKSVKKKKPKEPKKKKPAKEKAPPKEKKKSTGRKSDAVSPSKIKSKEFIEEENTSSDSD, encoded by the exons ATGTCTTCAAGCAAG AGCACAACTTCAGATGGAGATCAGACAAGAACAAGTGATAAGAAATACAGTATTAAAGGCTGGAATTGGGGTGGAGTAAAATTTGATGGGCCTATGCTCACTTTTGAAGTTGACAAACTACCTGGTTTTGAAATTCCGCTGGATAAAGTGTCACATTGTACTACAGGAAAGAATGAAGTTACAATAGAATTCCATCAA AATGATGAAGCTGCAGTCAGTTTGATGGAAATGAGGTTTCATATCCCCTCTGCCGAGGTAGCTGGTGCTCCTGATCCAGTTGAAGAATTTCACGATCAAGTAATGCAAAAAGCCTCTGTCATCAACGTTTCTGGTGATGCTATcgcaattttccgagaaattccaTGTGTCACCCCACGTGGTCGTTATGATATCAAAATGTTTGAAACCTTTTTCCAACTTCATGGTAAAACATTTGACTACAAAATCCCAATGTCAACAGTTCAAAGGCTGTTTTTGCTTCCACACAAGGATGGTAGACAGAAGTTTTTTGTG GTGAGTGTTGATCCGCCAATCAAGCAAGGTCAAACTCGGTATCCGTATGTTGTTTTCACCTTCAACTCAGATGATGAAGAAATTTCCATAGAACTTCCGCTGTCTGAagaagaattgaaagaaaagtatGAAGGAAAGTTGTCAAAAGAGTTGTCTGGTCAAACGTACGATGTTTTGGGGTCCCTAATGAAAGCCATCACAAAGACTAAAATTATAGTTCCTGGAAGTTTTGTTGGTGCCTCTGGCACTCCAGCGGTTGGATGTTCCTACAAGGCTGCAGCTGGATACATATACCCATTAGAGCGAGGTTTCATGTTTGTGCACAAACCGCCAATGTACATAAGATTTGAGGAACTTTCTAGTGTCAATTTTGCCAGAGGTGCAGGAAGTATGACAAG GTCCTTTGATTTTGAGATTATGCTCAAGTCTGGTATGGTTCATACATTTAGTAGCATCGATAAAGGAGAATATCAAAAGCTGTTCAATTTTGTCTCGAGTAAAAAATTAGTCATCAAAGATACCAGCAAAGGC AAAAACGTCACCTACACAGAAGACCCAGGCAGTGATGATGCTGATGAGCCAGATGCATATCTTGCTAGAGTGAAGCGTGAAGGcaaagagagagaggaagatgatgatgatgaagatgaaAGTGATGATGAAGACTTCAACCCTGGTGAAGAAGGAAGTGATGTTGCTGAAGA GTTCGACAGTAATCCAAGCACAACCTCCGAATCAGGAGATGAGGACTCAGACAGCAAAtctaagaaaaagaagaagaaagagaagaagccgaagaaaaaaaagggctctgatgatgatgatggtgatgatgatgatgaagatgacAATGAGGGTGATGAATCTGATGAGGGAAAAAGCGTTAAGAAGAAGAAGCCAAAAGAACCgaagaaaaagaaaccagct AAGGAGAAAGCGCCGcccaaggaaaagaaaaaatcaaccgGAAGAAAGTCTGATGCAGTTTCACcctccaaaattaaaagtaaagaaTTCATCGAAGAAGAAAACACATCATCTGACAGTGATTGA
- the mRpL24 gene encoding large ribosomal subunit protein uL24m: MRLYHFLSDVKQVGKLTKKISNLPDSYIQRAMEQVEWKTPRGYPWYQKRTVGRKKYFFDADRPWSIDFKLRNEIGKHNKPYVLEPVKDWSFFIGDRVEVLVGKDKGKQGFVVEIFEERNWVIVEGLNCKLKKQEAAGKTFHLQEEQPLLVTREISHVDPVDLKPCKTEWRYTESGEKVRVSMRSGRIIPMPKKAEATVDYKAPSLYIDGEKDTPSAEMVKITFEPALKTFEMEIMEEMGIQEDRVPAPSYWY, translated from the exons atgaggctCTATCACTTTTTGAGTGATGTCAAACAAGTGGGGAAACTCACCAAAAAGATATCAAACCTACCAGATTCGTATATCCAACGAGCCATGGAACAG gttgaGTGGAAAACCCCTAGAGGTTATCCATGGTATCAGAAAAGAACtgtaggaagaaaaaaatacttctttgATGCTGATAGGCCATGGTCTATTGATTTCAAGCTTCGCAATGAAATAGGGAAACATAATAAGCCTTATGTGCTGGAGCCAGTGAAAGATTGGAGTTTCTTCATCGGAGACAGG GTGGAGGTTCTTGTTGGGAAAGATAAAGGAAAGCAAGGTTTTGTCGTCGAAATATTTGAGGAGCGCAATTGGGTCATTGTCGAAGGATTAAACTGCAAACTTAAAAAGCAGGAAGCCGCAGGTAAAACTTTTCACTTACAAGAAGAGCAGCCACTACTGGTCACCCGCGAAATTTCGCATGTTGATCCTGTTGATTT GAAACCCTGCAAGACCGAGTGGAGGTATACAGAGAGTGGAGAAAAAGTAAGAGTATCCATGCGAAGTGGTCGCATCATTCCTATGCCAAAGAAAGCGGAAGCAACTGTTGATTACAAAGCTCCAAGCTTGTATATAG ATGGAGAAAAAGATACACCTTCCGCTGAGATGGTAAAGATAACCTTTGAACCAGCGCTGAAAACATTTGAAATGGAGATAATGGAAGAAATGGGAATCCAAGAAGACCGCGTACCTGCTCCAAGTTACTGGTACTAA